Proteins encoded in a region of the Clostridium butyricum genome:
- a CDS encoding dihydrodipicolinate synthase family protein: MSKFDIKAFKGVIPAVLTVFDKEENIDEVGMRQLVSFLIDKGVNGLYLTGSTGEGFTMTSEERKKVVEIVIDETAGRVPVVVHVGAIGTKISIDLAKHAESVGADGISSVPPFYWKFNENQIIKYYEDIASSCSIPMIVYNVPLVGLLGMNAIKRLAKIENVKGIKYTALSQYEITQIKDEVGEEFLVYSGADEMAMSGLIAGADGIVGSFYNIMPELFINIYDAVKNKDLDEAQRLQKQAVEVIMYALQLPSFYAGMKVILKWMGINAGYCRRPFENLTEEDEVKFKEGFKKLKETYDLKGIDFIDAI; the protein is encoded by the coding sequence ATGAGTAAATTTGATATTAAGGCATTTAAAGGGGTAATTCCAGCTGTATTAACAGTGTTTGATAAGGAAGAAAACATTGATGAAGTGGGAATGCGACAATTAGTTTCATTTTTAATAGACAAAGGAGTAAATGGATTATATTTAACAGGTTCAACTGGAGAAGGTTTTACAATGACTTCAGAAGAAAGAAAAAAAGTTGTTGAAATAGTTATTGATGAAACAGCAGGTAGAGTACCAGTTGTAGTTCATGTAGGTGCTATTGGAACAAAGATTTCAATTGATCTTGCAAAACATGCTGAAAGTGTTGGAGCAGATGGTATTTCAAGTGTACCACCTTTCTACTGGAAATTTAATGAGAATCAAATAATTAAGTATTATGAGGATATTGCAAGTTCATGTAGTATTCCCATGATAGTATATAATGTACCTCTTGTAGGACTTCTTGGAATGAATGCTATAAAACGTCTAGCTAAAATTGAAAATGTTAAGGGAATTAAATATACTGCATTATCTCAATATGAAATAACACAAATAAAAGATGAAGTGGGAGAAGAGTTCTTAGTTTATTCTGGTGCTGATGAAATGGCTATGTCAGGATTAATCGCAGGTGCTGATGGAATAGTTGGATCTTTTTATAACATAATGCCAGAATTATTTATAAATATATATGATGCAGTTAAAAATAAAGATTTAGATGAAGCACAAAGGCTACAAAAACAAGCTGTTGAAGTAATAATGTATGCATTACAATTACCATCATTCTATGCTGGAATGAAAGTGATTTTAAAATGGATGGGTATAAATGCAGGTTATTGCCGTAGACCATTTGAAAATTTAACTGAAGAAGATGAAGTTAAATTCAAAGAAGGCTTTAAGAAATTAAAAGAAACTTATGACTTAAAAGGAATTGATTTTATAGATGCTATCTAA
- a CDS encoding ABC transporter ATP-binding protein, with product MEVSKKEALLELKDLKTLFPVKTGFFNKVSNYVKAVNGIDLTIYRGETLGLVGESGCGKTTLGKSILQLVKPTHGEMIYDFKQYGGKKDLRKLSPKEMDLARKKMQIVFQDPQSSLNPSFTIYQSLSDPLKKFGVKEKEDRRMLIGDILEAVNMRREYMDRYPHEFSGGQRQRIGIARALCINPELIVCDESVSALDVSIQAQVLNLLMKIKSERDLTYIFITHDLSVVEYISDRIAVMYLGKIVELSETSQIFNNTLHPYTEALLSAIPIADLDKKTERIILKGDVPSPVNPPSGCHFHPRCRKCMDICKKEVPELKKYVIDGEDHFVACHLVEQSMSKKENNNE from the coding sequence ATGGAAGTAAGTAAAAAAGAAGCTTTATTAGAACTTAAAGATCTTAAAACTTTATTCCCAGTTAAAACAGGTTTTTTTAATAAAGTATCTAATTATGTAAAAGCCGTAAATGGTATTGATTTAACTATATATAGAGGAGAAACCCTTGGACTTGTAGGGGAATCTGGATGTGGTAAGACTACCCTTGGAAAATCAATTCTTCAATTAGTAAAGCCTACACATGGAGAAATGATTTATGATTTTAAACAATATGGTGGTAAAAAAGATTTAAGAAAGTTAAGTCCTAAGGAAATGGATTTAGCTCGTAAAAAGATGCAAATAGTATTTCAAGATCCCCAATCTTCATTAAATCCATCTTTTACTATATATCAATCATTATCAGACCCATTAAAGAAATTTGGTGTAAAAGAAAAAGAAGATAGACGTATGCTTATTGGAGACATTTTAGAAGCTGTAAATATGCGTCGTGAATATATGGATAGATATCCACATGAGTTTTCTGGTGGTCAAAGACAAAGAATTGGTATTGCTAGAGCACTTTGCATAAACCCAGAATTAATAGTGTGTGATGAATCAGTTTCAGCACTAGACGTATCAATTCAGGCTCAAGTATTAAACCTATTAATGAAAATAAAGAGTGAAAGAGATTTAACATATATATTTATAACTCATGATTTAAGTGTTGTTGAATATATAAGTGATCGTATAGCAGTAATGTATTTAGGTAAAATTGTAGAACTTTCAGAAACATCGCAAATATTTAATAATACATTACATCCATATACAGAAGCCCTATTGTCAGCCATTCCAATAGCTGATTTAGATAAAAAAACAGAACGTATCATTTTGAAAGGTGATGTGCCTAGTCCGGTAAATCCACCATCAGGATGTCATTTTCATCCACGTTGTAGAAAATGTATGGACATATGCAAAAAAGAAGTACCAGAATTAAAGAAATATGTTATAGATGGTGAAGATCACTTTGTTGCATGCCATTTAGTAGAACAAAGCATGAGTAAGAAGGAGAATAACAATGAGTAA
- a CDS encoding ABC transporter ATP-binding protein, translating into MEDRPIITVKNLKTYFYTNQRCNKAINGVSFQVKKGKTLCVVGESGCGKSVTASSIMQLLPKLSRIEEGEIIYHGENGDIRIDQLERNGKEMRNLRGKDIAMIFQDPMTALNPVYTIGYQIMENILGHEKVSKKEAYDRTLNLLIGMGIPFPEQRINEYPHQFSGGMRQRAMIAMAMSCNPKVLIADEPTTALDVTIQAQIFELMEKLKRDYETAILLITHDMGVVAELADEVAVMYMGNIIESGDVREVLKTPAHPYTEALLKSIPILGKGREQELHPIKGSTPDPFDRPIGCQFAPRCNYACEKCNTMPSEEIISKTHMVRCWKHKEVINNGSK; encoded by the coding sequence ATGGAAGATAGACCTATTATTACAGTAAAAAATTTAAAAACCTACTTTTATACTAATCAAAGATGCAATAAAGCAATCAATGGAGTGTCTTTCCAAGTTAAGAAAGGTAAAACTTTATGTGTTGTAGGTGAATCTGGTTGTGGTAAGAGTGTTACAGCATCATCAATTATGCAACTATTACCAAAGCTTTCTCGTATTGAAGAAGGCGAAATCATATATCATGGTGAAAATGGTGATATAAGAATAGATCAGTTAGAGAGAAATGGGAAAGAAATGCGTAATTTAAGAGGAAAGGATATTGCAATGATATTCCAAGATCCAATGACCGCATTAAATCCTGTATATACAATAGGATATCAAATAATGGAAAATATATTAGGTCATGAAAAGGTATCCAAGAAAGAAGCATATGATAGAACACTTAATTTATTAATAGGAATGGGAATTCCTTTCCCAGAACAAAGAATAAATGAGTATCCACATCAGTTCTCAGGTGGTATGCGTCAAAGAGCAATGATAGCAATGGCTATGAGTTGTAATCCAAAGGTATTGATAGCAGATGAACCTACAACAGCCCTTGATGTTACAATTCAAGCTCAAATATTTGAACTTATGGAAAAGCTAAAGAGAGATTATGAAACAGCAATACTTCTAATCACTCATGATATGGGTGTTGTTGCTGAATTAGCTGATGAAGTAGCTGTAATGTATATGGGAAATATAATTGAGTCTGGGGACGTAAGAGAAGTATTAAAAACACCTGCTCATCCATATACAGAAGCTTTATTAAAGTCAATTCCGATTCTAGGAAAGGGACGAGAACAAGAGTTACATCCAATAAAAGGTTCAACTCCAGATCCTTTTGATAGACCTATAGGATGTCAATTTGCCCCAAGATGTAATTATGCTTGTGAAAAATGTAATACAATGCCTAGTGAGGAGATTATAAGTAAAACACATATGGTACGTTGTTGGAAACATAAAGAGGTGATAAATAATGGAAGTAAGTAA
- a CDS encoding ABC transporter permease produces MAEVNVRKNRFNQKLDKIKQLEESGELKQKNVNRTLRKFLNNKLAIVGAGIFIVILLASILAPLLTSYDPLKAEMGSVLQAPSLEHIFGTDKVGRDVFARVLYGGRISILIGLGSSLGCAIIGVLLGCYGGYKGGWFDKIVLHISEVFMSFPQLVLVLLLVTILGQSLTNLIVIFILTGWGSVYRMARSQILTIREEEYVQSLNAFGLNDFIICYKHMLPNAIGPIVVNITLSTAMFILQEASLSFLGLGVPLEIATWGNILNAAQDMYTLQNNWWLWLPVGIVISSFVMGINFLGDGLRDTTDPTQQG; encoded by the coding sequence ATGGCTGAAGTAAATGTTAGAAAAAATAGATTTAATCAAAAACTTGATAAAATTAAACAATTAGAAGAGTCAGGTGAATTAAAACAAAAAAATGTTAATCGTACATTGAGAAAATTTCTTAATAATAAACTAGCTATTGTAGGAGCAGGAATATTTATAGTTATTTTGTTAGCTTCAATATTGGCACCACTTTTAACTTCATATGATCCACTTAAAGCTGAAATGGGTAGTGTGTTACAAGCACCATCTTTAGAGCATATTTTTGGTACTGATAAAGTTGGAAGAGACGTATTTGCAAGAGTTTTATATGGTGGAAGAATTTCAATATTAATAGGTTTAGGTAGTTCACTTGGATGTGCAATTATAGGTGTACTACTTGGCTGTTATGGGGGATATAAAGGCGGATGGTTTGATAAAATAGTTCTACATATTTCAGAAGTTTTTATGTCATTCCCACAATTAGTTCTTGTATTATTACTTGTAACAATACTTGGACAAAGTTTAACAAACTTAATTGTAATATTTATTTTAACTGGATGGGGTAGTGTATACCGTATGGCTCGTTCACAAATATTAACAATTCGTGAAGAAGAATATGTACAATCACTTAATGCATTTGGCTTAAATGATTTTATAATATGCTATAAGCATATGTTACCAAATGCAATTGGACCAATAGTAGTTAATATAACATTAAGTACAGCAATGTTTATTTTACAGGAAGCATCTTTAAGTTTCTTAGGACTAGGAGTTCCTTTAGAAATAGCAACCTGGGGAAATATTTTAAACGCTGCACAAGATATGTATACATTACAAAATAACTGGTGGTTATGGTTACCTGTTGGTATAGTAATTTCATCATTTGTTATGGGTATAAACTTTCTTGGTGATGGTCTTCGTGATACTACAGATCCAACACAACAAGGTTAG
- a CDS encoding ABC transporter permease, producing MLKFIIKRLLGLIPMVFIITFIIYFALELTPGDAVSHMISPEMLANVDASKLDEIRSAYGLNDPFIIRYFKWLGQILVGNFGYSMTSGVPIADELKKLVPATLELSIAALLISTILGSALGLFSAIRRGTLSEGILTVAGMIGVSIPEFFFGMVMILIFALNLDWLPVGGRMMPGKTAFFDRIQYLVMPALVLGISLTAGVMRYARSSMLDTMNKEYIRTARSKGLPEWRVNLVHGFRVALTPVIVLVGFRLPTLIGGSVVIETIFRWPGVGSAFATAIRAQNYPLVMIIALFSVVAVLLASLIVDVATAVLDPRVKLD from the coding sequence ATGTTAAAGTTCATTATAAAAAGATTACTTGGATTAATTCCAATGGTATTTATAATTACATTTATTATATATTTTGCACTTGAGCTAACACCAGGAGATGCTGTATCACATATGATTAGTCCAGAAATGTTAGCAAATGTTGATGCTTCAAAGCTTGATGAAATTCGTTCAGCTTATGGTTTAAATGATCCATTTATAATTCGTTATTTTAAATGGTTAGGACAAATCCTAGTAGGGAATTTTGGATATAGTATGACAAGTGGAGTTCCTATAGCTGATGAATTAAAGAAATTAGTACCTGCTACTTTAGAGTTATCAATAGCAGCATTATTAATTTCTACAATACTTGGTAGTGCATTAGGTTTATTCAGTGCAATTCGTCGTGGTACTCTTTCAGAAGGAATATTAACTGTAGCAGGAATGATTGGTGTATCTATTCCAGAGTTCTTCTTTGGTATGGTAATGATATTAATTTTTGCATTAAATTTAGATTGGCTTCCAGTAGGTGGACGTATGATGCCAGGTAAAACAGCCTTTTTTGATCGAATTCAATATTTAGTAATGCCAGCCCTTGTTTTAGGTATATCTTTAACAGCCGGAGTTATGAGATATGCTCGTTCAAGTATGTTAGATACTATGAATAAAGAATATATACGTACGGCAAGAAGTAAAGGTTTACCAGAATGGCGTGTAAATTTAGTTCATGGATTTAGAGTAGCTTTAACACCAGTAATAGTTTTAGTTGGGTTTAGATTGCCTACTTTAATTGGAGGGTCAGTTGTTATTGAGACAATTTTTAGATGGCCAGGTGTTGGTAGTGCATTTGCTACAGCAATACGTGCTCAAAACTACCCATTAGTTATGATTATCGCATTATTTTCAGTAGTTGCAGTTTTACTTGCAAGTTTGATTGTTGACGTTGCAACAGCTGTACTTGATCCACGTGTTAAGTTAGATTAG
- a CDS encoding ABC transporter substrate-binding protein, translating to MKMKKMMAIALVGVMSLSLIGCGSANKTSGGDAETKIMYSNGGPIEFFETPWLNPGTFTYSKVLYDHLIVADENLQPKEGQLAKDYSLSEDGKELIFNLRDDIYWHDGEKITPKDVKWSIEYSLKTAVLNQVFINTFKAIKGADAYLAGTAKSIDGIVIDGNKITITFDKVAPDALLTFTQFAPLPEKYFTDVDPLKFQQAEYFQKPIGSGPFKVEEVKMNDYTTLAPFDKYYNGEPKYDILLTPSPGDSDSNLVNNAKSGMLDFGYTKTVSDIKGLKDAEGITLNKVDVRYTRLLYANKFDKADGTKSPLANVKVRQAIRYGIDMKTICENLYDGTAIPANSLTPNGSDKVEGLETYDYNPEKAKKLLAEAGWDPNYTLDVVYYYTDQLTVDLMTTIQSQLKEIGINMKFRLVEGDLASLLWKAPNDQKVGPTAVDWDMAYGAIAALSMHEYYDRFREGSASNSHTPADDKLNALIDATNSSMDTEVQKKAFYELQKYENETLFDIPLYYQPIYVVQSNKVDTGIEKYGNPQFNYNWNIQNWKIK from the coding sequence ATGAAAATGAAAAAAATGATGGCTATAGCTTTAGTTGGCGTGATGTCATTATCATTGATTGGATGTGGATCTGCAAACAAGACTTCTGGTGGAGATGCAGAAACAAAGATTATGTATTCAAATGGAGGACCAATTGAATTCTTTGAAACACCTTGGTTAAACCCTGGTACCTTTACTTACTCAAAGGTATTGTATGATCACTTAATAGTTGCTGATGAGAATCTTCAACCTAAAGAAGGGCAATTAGCAAAAGATTATTCTTTAAGTGAAGATGGTAAAGAATTGATATTTAATTTAAGAGATGATATTTACTGGCATGATGGAGAAAAGATTACTCCAAAAGATGTTAAATGGAGTATAGAATATTCTTTAAAAACCGCTGTATTAAACCAAGTATTTATTAATACATTCAAAGCCATAAAAGGTGCAGATGCTTACTTAGCAGGAACTGCTAAATCTATTGATGGTATAGTGATTGATGGTAACAAAATAACTATTACGTTTGATAAAGTAGCACCAGATGCATTATTAACTTTCACACAATTTGCTCCATTACCTGAAAAATACTTTACTGATGTAGATCCATTAAAATTCCAACAAGCAGAGTATTTCCAAAAACCTATTGGATCTGGTCCATTTAAAGTAGAAGAAGTAAAGATGAATGACTATACTACTTTAGCACCATTTGATAAGTATTACAACGGAGAACCTAAATATGACATTTTATTAACTCCAAGTCCTGGAGACAGTGATTCTAACTTAGTTAATAATGCAAAATCAGGTATGTTAGATTTTGGATATACAAAGACTGTTTCTGATATTAAAGGACTTAAAGATGCTGAAGGAATTACATTAAATAAGGTTGATGTTAGATATACTCGTCTACTTTATGCAAATAAATTCGATAAAGCAGATGGAACAAAATCACCACTTGCTAATGTAAAAGTAAGACAAGCTATTAGATATGGTATTGATATGAAGACTATATGTGAAAATTTATATGATGGAACAGCAATTCCAGCAAATAGCTTAACTCCAAATGGAAGTGACAAAGTTGAAGGATTGGAAACTTATGATTACAATCCAGAAAAAGCTAAAAAATTATTAGCTGAAGCAGGCTGGGATCCTAATTATACATTAGATGTTGTTTACTATTATACAGATCAATTAACTGTTGACCTTATGACAACAATTCAATCTCAATTAAAAGAGATCGGTATTAACATGAAATTTAGATTAGTTGAAGGTGATTTAGCTTCACTTCTATGGAAAGCACCTAATGATCAGAAAGTTGGACCAACTGCTGTAGATTGGGATATGGCTTATGGAGCTATTGCAGCATTATCAATGCATGAATATTATGATAGATTCAGAGAAGGCTCAGCATCAAATTCTCATACTCCAGCAGATGATAAATTAAATGCATTAATTGATGCAACAAATTCTTCTATGGATACAGAAGTTCAAAAGAAGGCATTCTATGAATTACAGAAGTATGAAAATGAGACATTATTTGATATACCACTATATTATCAACCAATTTACGTAGTTCAAAGTAATAAAGTAGATACTGGAATTGAGAAATATGGTAACCCTCAATTTAATTACAACTGGAATATTCAAAATTGGAAAATTAAATAA
- a CDS encoding MurR/RpiR family transcriptional regulator, with protein MRYIAIIKSCYPSLSKTEKKVADYILKERGKIIYQTLLEISQNIEVGEATIIRFVRKIGFSGFQDLKFEIAKENNNDIESNSNSLDNNYDSYIDENAERIAQTIINTKSTLDKDNLKLAIKMITDSKRVFFYGVGSSGFTANEAQTRFMRLGVIGNAIIDPHFQSMYSSISNSQDVIIVFSISGYTKDIIEAVKIAKQENTKIIAITSYILSPIAQLADCVLLTSAKENPLEGGSFTGKISQLYIIDLLCSEYLVQNKKSALLQKQKTAEAVVSKAVD; from the coding sequence ATGAGATATATAGCCATTATAAAATCTTGTTATCCATCATTAAGTAAAACAGAAAAAAAGGTTGCTGACTATATTTTAAAAGAAAGAGGCAAGATAATATATCAGACATTATTAGAAATATCACAAAATATAGAAGTTGGCGAGGCAACTATTATTAGATTTGTAAGAAAAATAGGATTTAGTGGATTTCAAGATTTGAAATTTGAAATAGCAAAAGAAAATAATAATGATATTGAAAGTAATAGTAATAGTTTAGATAATAATTACGATAGCTATATAGATGAAAATGCCGAAAGAATTGCCCAAACAATTATAAATACTAAATCGACTTTAGACAAAGATAATTTAAAGTTAGCTATTAAAATGATTACTGATTCAAAGAGGGTATTTTTCTATGGAGTAGGCTCATCAGGGTTTACAGCTAATGAGGCTCAAACTAGATTCATGAGACTGGGAGTTATAGGAAACGCTATTATAGATCCTCATTTTCAATCAATGTACTCATCAATAAGCAACAGTCAAGATGTAATTATTGTTTTTAGTATATCAGGATATACTAAAGATATTATTGAAGCAGTAAAAATTGCAAAGCAAGAAAATACTAAAATTATAGCAATTACAAGTTACATACTATCTCCAATTGCACAACTTGCTGATTGTGTATTACTTACATCAGCAAAAGAAAATCCACTAGAGGGTGGATCATTTACAGGTAAGATATCACAACTTTATATAATAGATTTACTTTGTTCAGAATATTTAGTACAAAATAAAAAAAGTGCATTATTGCAAAAACAAAAAACAGCAGAAGCAGTTGTATCAAAAGCTGTGGATTAA
- a CDS encoding prephenate dehydrogenase, translating to MKIVVVGLGVIGGSFTMALKKAGYNDVYGIDINEESLEKAKRQGFIKDGFTSGSEIVKDADLIIISLYPRLVKKFILDNKENFKDGAIITDATGIKKLFVEDVINILPSNIDFVFGHPMAGREKKGIDFASAEVFNGANYIITPVERNKPENLDLIENLVYKLGFKRVRRITPEYHDEMIGYTSQLPHTLAVALVNSDIEGRETGSFIGDSYRDLTRIANINEDLWSELFLGNKDNLLESIESFEAELDKIKNAIKDDDKDTLKQLFIKSTLRRERL from the coding sequence ATGAAAATTGTAGTTGTAGGACTTGGGGTAATTGGTGGTTCTTTTACCATGGCATTAAAAAAAGCGGGTTATAATGACGTATATGGAATTGATATAAATGAAGAATCTTTAGAAAAAGCAAAAAGACAAGGTTTTATTAAAGATGGTTTTACTTCTGGAAGCGAAATAGTAAAAGATGCTGATCTTATAATAATTTCTTTATATCCTAGATTAGTTAAGAAGTTTATATTAGATAATAAGGAAAATTTTAAAGATGGAGCAATAATAACTGATGCGACAGGAATCAAAAAACTATTTGTTGAAGATGTAATTAATATACTACCTTCTAATATAGATTTTGTTTTTGGACATCCTATGGCCGGAAGAGAAAAAAAGGGTATAGATTTTGCTAGTGCAGAAGTTTTTAACGGAGCTAATTATATAATTACTCCAGTTGAAAGAAATAAACCTGAAAATCTTGATTTAATAGAGAATTTAGTTTATAAGCTAGGTTTTAAAAGAGTAAGGAGAATTACTCCTGAATATCATGATGAAATGATAGGATACACAAGCCAGCTTCCTCATACTCTTGCAGTTGCACTTGTTAATAGTGATATAGAAGGAAGAGAAACGGGAAGTTTCATAGGAGATAGTTATAGGGATTTAACGAGAATTGCTAACATAAATGAAGACTTATGGAGTGAATTATTTCTTGGGAATAAGGACAATCTTCTTGAATCAATAGAGAGTTTTGAAGCAGAGCTTGATAAAATTAAGAATGCAATAAAAGATGATGATAAAGACACATTGAAGCAACTGTTTATAAAATCTACTTTAAGACGTGAAAGACTTTAG
- the aroF gene encoding 3-deoxy-7-phosphoheptulonate synthase, whose translation MIIVMKSNAKEEEVKKVKDIIESKGLITNISKGETNYIVGIIGDTSMIDPKKMQVLKGVDKVMKVQEPFKKANRLFKPEDTVVSVSNSIIGGGRLGVIAGPCSVESEEQIVEIARRVKKAGANFLRGGAFKPRTSPYSFQGLELEGLKLLKTAKQETGLPIVTEIMSTDYIDNFVEDVDVIQIGARNMQNFDLLKQIGKTRKPILLKRGLSSTIEEWLMSAEYIMAGGNEQVILCERGIRTFETITRNTLDLQAVPVVKRLSHLPIIIDPSHAGGFSYLVEPMAKSAVVCGADGLMIEVHNDPENALSDGQQSLTPDEFDILMKKVKAVAELEDKQI comes from the coding sequence ATGATAATTGTTATGAAGTCAAATGCTAAAGAAGAGGAAGTAAAAAAGGTAAAGGACATAATTGAATCTAAAGGTCTTATAACTAATATTTCAAAGGGAGAAACAAACTATATTGTAGGTATCATAGGTGATACTTCAATGATTGATCCTAAGAAAATGCAAGTGTTAAAAGGTGTAGATAAGGTTATGAAAGTTCAGGAGCCTTTTAAAAAAGCAAATAGATTATTTAAGCCAGAAGATACTGTTGTAAGTGTTAGTAACTCTATTATTGGAGGGGGAAGATTAGGTGTAATTGCAGGTCCGTGTTCAGTAGAAAGTGAAGAACAGATAGTAGAGATAGCAAGAAGAGTAAAAAAAGCAGGAGCAAACTTTTTAAGAGGTGGAGCATTTAAACCTAGAACTTCACCATACAGCTTTCAAGGGCTTGAACTTGAAGGACTTAAGTTGTTAAAAACTGCAAAACAGGAGACTGGACTTCCAATAGTAACAGAAATAATGTCTACAGATTACATTGATAATTTTGTAGAAGATGTTGATGTTATTCAAATAGGTGCAAGAAATATGCAGAACTTTGATCTGTTAAAGCAGATAGGTAAGACAAGAAAACCTATTTTATTAAAGAGAGGATTAAGTTCAACTATAGAAGAATGGCTTATGTCAGCTGAATACATAATGGCCGGTGGTAATGAACAGGTCATTTTATGTGAAAGAGGTATAAGAACATTTGAAACTATTACAAGAAATACTCTTGATTTACAAGCAGTACCTGTTGTAAAGAGATTATCTCATTTACCAATAATTATTGATCCAAGCCATGCAGGAGGATTTTCATACTTAGTTGAACCAATGGCAAAAAGTGCAGTTGTTTGTGGAGCTGATGGACTTATGATAGAAGTTCATAATGATCCTGAAAATGCATTGAGTGATGGTCAACAAAGTTTAACACCAGATGAATTTGATATATTAATGAAAAAAGTAAAAGCAGTAGCAGAATTAGAAGATAAACAAATTTAA
- the aroD gene encoding type I 3-dehydroquinate dehydratase, with product MSNIVEVRNVKIGEGIPKITVPVVGTNNVELIEEVKGLKGIKLDIVEWRVDFYENVEDIEKVKEILGEIRKVLVDTPILFTFRTKKEGGEREVPVEYYVKLNCEIAKTKQVDLVDVELFTGDNYVSEVVETAHANGVKVVMSNHDFFKTPAKEEIVSRLTKMTELKADLPKIAVMPQSEADVLTLLCATNEMKQKYADQPIITMSMAGMGVISRLAGECFGSVLTFGAAKKASAPGQIAVEDLNTVLQILHKSI from the coding sequence ATGTCAAATATAGTAGAAGTTAGAAATGTAAAAATAGGTGAAGGAATACCAAAGATCACAGTACCAGTAGTTGGAACTAACAACGTTGAGTTAATTGAAGAAGTAAAAGGTTTAAAAGGAATTAAGCTTGATATAGTTGAATGGAGAGTTGATTTCTATGAAAATGTTGAAGATATAGAAAAAGTAAAAGAAATATTAGGAGAAATAAGAAAAGTATTAGTTGATACTCCAATATTATTCACTTTCAGAACTAAAAAAGAAGGTGGAGAAAGAGAAGTACCTGTTGAATATTATGTAAAATTAAATTGTGAAATAGCTAAAACTAAACAAGTAGATTTAGTAGATGTTGAATTATTCACAGGTGATAACTATGTATCAGAAGTAGTTGAAACTGCACATGCAAATGGTGTTAAAGTGGTTATGTCTAATCATGATTTCTTTAAAACACCAGCAAAAGAAGAAATAGTTTCAAGATTAACTAAAATGACAGAATTAAAGGCAGATCTTCCTAAGATAGCAGTAATGCCACAAAGTGAAGCTGATGTATTAACTTTATTATGTGCTACAAATGAAATGAAACAAAAATATGCAGATCAGCCTATAATAACAATGTCTATGGCTGGAATGGGAGTAATAAGCAGATTAGCTGGAGAATGTTTCGGTTCTGTATTAACATTTGGTGCAGCTAAAAAAGCATCAGCTCCAGGACAAATAGCTGTAGAAGATTTAAATACAGTTCTTCAAATATTACATAAAAGTATATAG